AAGAACCGGCCGCGCAGCGCGCGCTGAGCAGGCTTCGTGCGCTGAGCGCGGCGTACGCGCACGGCGCAACGCCTGCATGCGCCGAGCGCGCTTGCGTGCCTCGAGTGAACCGGGGCGCGTTGGCGACGTCCAAGCGCGGAGCCCTCCGCGATGCCCTGCGCGGAGCCGCGCTCGCCTTACGCGAGCTCCTCGTCCTGCAGCTCGGTGTTGATCGCGAACGCCGCCTTGACGCCCTCGGCGACCGCCACCGCGACCAGCAACACGTCGCGCGACGCATCCCCCGCGACCCAGACGCCCGGCGTCGCGGTGCGCTCCATCGCGTCGGTCGCGACCCCGTCGCTCGGCGTCGTCGTGATGCCGAGGCGCTGCGCGAGGTCCGAATGCTGGCGCTGCTCGAGCTTCAGGAACAGCGCGCGGCGCGGCACGACCTCGCCGTTCTCGAGCTCGACGCCGGCGAGGTGTCCGTTCACGCCGACGAGGCGCACGACGCGCTCGCGGCGCAGCTCGACGCCGTGGCGCTCGAGCTGCGCCTCCTCGGCCGCGTCGAGCCGGCACGGGCCGTCGGTGAACAGCACGACGTCGCGGCTCCACGTCAGCAGGTGCAGCGCGAGCGTGATGCCGTCCTCGTTGCGGCCGTAGACCGCGAGCGGCTGGTCGCGCACCTCCCAGCCGTCGCAGTACGGGCAGTGGTGGACGCCCTTGCCGTAGAGCTCGGCCATCCCCTCGACGTCGGGCAGCACGTCGACCAGGCCCGTCGCGAGCAGCAGCTTGCGACAGTGGTGCCGCGTGCCGTCCGCGGCCACGACGCAGAAGCCGTCGTCGCGGCGCGCGACGTCGACCGCCTCGAGCGCGCGCAGCTCGACCGGGTACTGCGCGAGCTGCTCGCGGGCGACGCGCAGGAACTCGCGCGGCGGCATGCCGTCGCGCGAGAGGAAGCCGTGCATCGCCGACGACGCCGCGTTGCGCGGCTCGCCGGTGTCGAGCACCAGCACGCGACGCCGGCAGCGGCCGAGGATCAACGCGGCGCTGAGACCCGCCGGGCCGCCGCCGACCACGACCACGTCCCACGACGGGGCGTTGCCTGCATCGGATGCGGTCTGCCCCATGCCCGCCAGTCAATCCCGGAAGGCGCGGCGGCACAACGGGGCGCGGCCACGCAACTCCTCGCGGCGCGGCCGCGCAATACGAAGGCGCCAACGTCTCGTCTCCCTCCCCAAGTCGGAGAGCTTCCGGCCCTACGGAGGATGCGATCATGGAAGCGCAGTTGGCCCGTTTGCTGTCCGTCTCGTCGGCGATCGCGATGCTGCTCGCCGCGACGTCCACCTACCTGAGCCTTCGGTGACCCGTGGGCGGGGACGGCGCCCGGGGCGAGCGAATGCCCCGGGCGCCGCGTGTCACGCCCGACTCAGCCTTCCTTGCAGGCCAGCCCCGCGGTGTTCGACTGACAGTCCGAGATGTCGCCGATGCGGTCGACGGCGCCATAGGTGAGCGTGACGTCGACCGGCGCGGCGAACGGTCCGCTGACCGCCAGACGCCGCAGCACCATGGTGAACTTGTAGACTTGCGGCTGTGACGCGGAGATCGGGTTCACCGCGCGGAACGTCGCCGTGTAGTTCTTGTCCGGCGACCTGCAGGTGACGTTGCGCACCACGGCCGTCTTCGGGTGGAGCCGCGTCTTGCAGTCCGCTCCCGTCCAGCTCGGCTGCGTGACGAGCGTCGACGTGTCGAGGTTCAGCGCGTCCTCGACGTGCAGCGCGAGCCCCGACGTCACGTCGAGCACGTCGCCGCCCGGCAGGTTGACGATCATGTCGCCCGCGACCCTGATCATGCCGCTCGGGCGCGCCGGGTTCACCGACGTGTTGCGCCGCAGCCGCACCTGCGTGACGTTGATCGCGCCGTCGAGGGCGTCGCAGGCGTCGCCGTCGCCGTCGCCGTCGAGATCGGACTGGCTTGGGTTCGCGGCGCTCGGACAGTTGTCGTCGGCGCTGCACACCGCGTCGCCGTCTGGGTCGCCGCCGCCACCCTCGACGCAGCTTCCCGCCTGGCAGGTGTCGGCGAGCGAGCAGGAGTCCGGATCGCCGCTGCACACCGTGCCGTTCGCGACCGGCTCGCAGGTGCCGCTCGGCTCGAGGCACGCTCCGGTCTCGCACGGACCGTCGCAGACCACCTCGGTGCCGAACTCGCACTCGTTGGTCGCGAGGTTGCACGTCTCGGCGCCGTTGCAGGCGAGCCCGTCGTCACACTGCGAGTCCATCGTGCAGGTGAGCGCCTTGACGACCTTGATCTGCACGCCGACCGTGGCCGCGACGTTGGCGCCGTCGAACGCCGTCAAGCGCAGGTCGTAGCGACCGATCTTGTTGGCGTCGAAGGGAAAGCCGGGGCCGTCGTAGAACGGGTAGCGCCACGAGTTCTGCGCGACGTTGTCGGTCGAGAGCTGGCTCATGTACTGCGCCTGGCTCCCGGCCTCGACGCCGCCGCCGTTGGGCGTCGCGTTGTTCCCCATCGCGTGGTCGTAGAAGCCGCCGGGCTGCATCGACGGCGGGTCGTGCGGGATCGGCGCGACCGGGAACGAGATGTGGTCCCAGGCGAGGAAGCTCGTTCCCGCGCCCGGATCGAAGTCCATCTCGAGGAGGTAGGTGTAGTCGTCGAGCTTCTTGCCGGTCGTCCCCGTGTAGTCGGTGTTGACCGACCAGTCGAAGCCCCACTGCGGGTTCTCGACGCCGCCGAACACGCCGGCGAGGAACGTGTACGTGCCGTCGAAGTTGCTGTTGAACTGGTTGAGCGGATCCGGGAAGCGCACCTTGCCGCGGATGCCGAGCTCGACGCCGCTCGTGCGTGCGAGCGTGAAGCCGCCGTTCGCATTCCCGGTGCCGAAGATCGCGTCGGGCGTGACGAAGCCGTCGACCAGGATCTCGATCCCGACCTGCGCCATCTCGACGCCGTTCTTGAACGCGGTGAGAACGACGTCGTAGGTGCCCGTCGCGTTCGCGCTGAACGGGAAGCCGGGCCCGTCGAAGAACGTGAGCCGCCACGAGTTCTGCGCGACGTGGTTGTTCTGCAGGAGCGCCGCGTAGCTCGCCTGATCCGTCGCCTGGGCGCCGCCGCCGTTGGGCGTCGCGTTGTTCCCCATCGCGTGGTCGTGGAAGCCACCGGGCTGCATCGACGGCGGGTCGTGCGGGACCGCCGCGAGCGGGAACGAGACGTGGTCCCAGGCGAGGAAGTGTGTCCCCGCGCCGGGGTCGTAGTCGATCGCGAGCTCGAAGGTGTACTCGTCGAGGTTGCCGCCCGTGCCGTCGTAGTTGGTGTTGATCGACCAGTCGAAGTTCCACTGCGGGTGCTCGGTGCCGCCGAAGATGCCCGCCGTGAACGTGTACGTGCCGTCGCCGTTGCTGTTGTAGGTCTCCTGCGGCGCCGGGAAGCGCACCTTGCCGCGCAAGGCGAGCTCGACGCCGTTCGCGCGGTCGACGGTGAAGCCGGCGTTCACGTTGCCGGTGCCGAAGATCATCTCCGACGTCACCTGGTCGTCGTAGGTCACGACCGCGTGCGCGGAGCTCGCAAGCGCGAGCGCCATCGTGCACGCGCCCAGCGCCATCCCTCCTAAGACTCGCGACATGGGTGAGGCTCCTTTCCCCGCAATGGGCGCACGCAGCTCGACTGCGCCGCCGCGAGACGTCCGCTCGGCGGACTCGGTGCCGGCGGAGGGAGCGCTCGCTCGGACCGCCGGGTTCTGACGCGGCGCAGGCCGCGTCGACCGTGGCGGATCCAAGCAGAGTCCCGGACGAGCGTCAAGAAATTTTTATGTCATGACGACTGCTCGAAGTGGAAAAGTGGGTGAGTGAGCGGTATGCGGTGGTTGTGGCGGCGCTCATGCTTGACGCTTCGATTGCGTCGCAGGGCGTGGGGGTGGCGTCAAGGACAAAGGCGCCATTCCCCTTGCGCCGCATGGAGAAGCAGGCGGGCGCCGGTTGGTCGTGCCGGCGTGTTGCTGCACGGCAGACATGGCATGCGACGCAATGTCGGCCATGCGCCGTCACCCAAATGGGTTAGATAAAAAAGTTGTTTGACATCGCTCGTGCGGCGTGTCAGGTACAGAGCTGCGGGCTGCATCAGTGGCTCGGACGAGGTTTTCAGAGCTCCTCCGGACGGCTCGTCCCGCGCCGGGGGAGTTGGGCTAGGCAGCTGCATCACTGCTCTTGCCCTCCGCGGCGCGGGCGGCCGGATGGTCCGGCTGCCCGCTCGTGTCTCGGGAGCAGGCTGCTTGACGCGCCCGGCCGCGACCCCGTAGGGGGCGTCATGCGAGCCATCAGCGTCCCGAATCGGACGGCCCCGGCGCGAACGCGCGGCGCGCACCTCGCCCTCTGCGCGCTGCTGCTGACCGCCGCGTGCAGCGACCGCAGCGCGAGCTCGTCGATCCAGCAAGGCACCCTGCTGCGCATCGGCGACGGCTGGGTGCAGGGCGAGATCGTCGGCGGCACGCGGCGCTTTCTCGGCATCCCGTTCGCGGCGCCGCCGGTCGGCGAGCTGCGCTGGCGTCCGCCCGCGCCGGTCGTGCCGTGGGAGGGAACGCTCGACGCGCGCGCGTTCGGCAGCGCGTGCCCGCAGCGTCCGTCGACGCTCGGCACGCCGAGCGAGAACGAGGACTGCCTCTACTTGAACGTCTGGACGCCGGAGCCGGCACCGAACGAGCCGCTGCCGGTCATGGTGTGGTTCCACGGCGGCGGCAACGAGTTCGGCTCGGCCGGTGACGAGGTGCCGCTCGGCCTCGGCGGCTTGATCTTCGACGGTCAGCTCCTCTCCGAGCGCCGCAACGTGGTCGTGGTGACGATCAACTACCGCCTCGGCAAGCTCGGCTTCTTCGCGCACCCGGCGCTCGCGTCGGAAGACCCGAGCCATCCGTACGCGGGCAACCAAGGGCTGCTCGACCAGCGCGCCGCGCTCGAGTGGGTGCGCGACGAGATCCTCGCGTTCGGCGGCGACCCGGAGAACGTGACGATCTTCGGCGAGTCGGCGGGCTCGGTCGACGTCTGTCTGCAGGTCGCGTCGCCGGGTAGCCGCGGTCTCTTCCACCGCGCGATCAGCGAGAGCGGCGGCTGCACGACGCGTCAGGACACGGCGGAGGAAGGTGCGGCGCTCGCCGAGCGCATCGCCGAGGTGGTCGGCTGCGGCGACGCCGCGGACCAGCTCGCGTGCCTGCGCGCGGCGCCGGTCGGCGCGCTGCTCGACAGCGGCGTCGACGTCGGCCCGACGGTCGACGGCGGCTTCCTGCCCGATCAGCCGCGCGCGCTGTTCGACCGCGGCGAGGTCGCGCGGGTGCCGTACATCCTGGGCTCGAACGCGGACGAGGGCACGATCTTCTTCCTCGGCGTCCCGCCGGTGACGAGCGAAGCGGAGTACCTCGAGGCGCTACGCGAGCGGTACGGCGAGCGCGCGGAGGAGATCGCGCGGGTCTATCCCGCGTCGAGCTTCCCGACGCCGCAGGACGCGCTCGTGCGCGTCGTCGGCGACAGCGGGCTCGTCTGCGGGACGTACGACAGCGCGCGCCGCGCGGCGGCCGCCGGGTTGCCGGTCTACCTCTACAACTTCGCGCGCTGGGTGCAGATCCCGGAGCTCGTCCCGCTCGACCTGCGCGCGCTGCACGGCGCCGAGATCGCCTACGTCTTCGGCTCGCCGCCGCCGCCCACGCCGGAGGACGCGGCGCTCGTCGACGCAATCCAGGGCTACTGGACGCGGCTCGCGCGCGACGGCGACCCGAACGGCGACGGCGCGATCGTCTGGCCGACGTACGACGACGCGACCGACGAGCGTCTGAACCTCGACGCCGAGATCACCGTCGTGCAGGGATTCCGGCGGCGCGAGTGCGAGTACTGGTGGAGCGTCTACGACGCCGCGTTCGAGTGAGCCGCGCTACGCCCGCCCGAAGATCGACAGGAACTCGCGCCGCGTGCGCGCACCGTAGACGCGCAGGCTGCGGTCGGCGCGCAGGCCGCCTTGCTCCTGCTGCAGCTGCTCGAGGCGATCGGCCGGCACCGAGCAGCGCCGCCGTCCGCGGCTGATGCGGTAGAGGCGCGCCGCGTTCTGACCGAGGATGCGCCGCTTGGTCGCGGGCGTGAGCGCCGGGTAGCCGAACTGCTCCTGCATCGCCGGCGGGATTTGCAAGTTCTTGAACGCGTCGATCAGCCACTGCGGCGAGCCCCACCAGATCGAGTCCGTGCCCCAGAGGATGTTGCGCGGACCGAGCGCCTTCAGGAGCTGGCCGAGGAGGTGCGCCGCCTGATCCGGTCCCTGCAGCAGCGTGACGGCGAACGTGCTGCCGATCTCCGCATACACGCGTCGACGCTGCGGGCGCGGGATGCGCTCCACCACCTCGAGGAACTCCGTCAGCCCGTCCTTCCCCTCGGGGTGGTCGCCGGCCTGGAAGTAGCCCGAGTGGTAGGCGCAGAACTTGAGCCGCGGCCAGTCGGCGACCGCCTTCGGAAAGTCGGTGGTGCGCACCGACTCTTCGCTGCCCGGCGCGAAGATCGCCGGTAGGCCCTTGTGGCAGTTGATCAGCGTCAAGCCAAGACGCTGCGCCTCGGCGAGCATCGGGTAGGCGACCTCTTCGTCGTCGAGCCGCCAGTTGCCGCTGTAGGTGTAGCACTTGAGCGCGCGGCCCTTGAGGTCGCGCACCTGGTGCTCGAGGCTGTCGATCGCGGTCGGCGAGCCCGGCGGCGCCTTCGGATCGACCATCGCCTGCGACAGGCAGCGCTCGGAGCCGGCGAGCTCGTTCACCAGGTCGCGCGTTTGCGCCATCACCTCGGGGCCGAGCGGCACGCCGTTCGGCAGCCCGCTGATGATGCCGATCGTCGTCTCGCTGTCGACGAAGGTCTCCTTGATGAAGTTGAGCTGACCGATCATCTCGGGGTTCTGCTGGCAGCCCTGCTGGTCGAGGAAGCGCAGGAAGCAGAGCCCCGTGCCGGGAAACATCTGCGTGTCGGCGTGGTGCGTCTGCACGTCGACGATGAAGTCGGCGCGCCGGTCGAGGAGCTCGCGCGCGGCGTCGAGGTCCTCGCAGTGCTGGCGCGAGATCGGCATCGCCGCGGCCTCGCCGCTCTGCGGCAGCCCGTTGACCTTGTTCAGCACCCAGAACGCGCACGCGGTGCCAGCGGCGGTGCGCAGGAACTGCGCGCGCGTCATGCCGTGGCGCTTCGCCTGCGCGTCGGCCTCTTCCGCGATGAGCTTCGCGGTGAGGCGCGCCTTGGCGGAGATCGACTCCGGTGGCAGCCACTCGCCGTTCGACACCGGTGCGACCGGAAACGGCGTGCTCGCGTGATCGTCGCTCGTCTGGCGCGTCATTCGGACCTCCGGGCCAACCATCGGCCGCCGACCTTCCGGCCAAGAAGGGCCCAGCATGGCAGGGTGCCGCGCCGTACGTAAAGCGACTTAATGCGACTTACGCGCGAACGGTCGCGGGCGGCGTCCGCGTGACACCACGCGGCGCCGCCCGTTCGCGCGAAACGTCCGGCCGCTCGGGCGGCCGTCGGGTCAGGCGGCCTCGGCCGGTCGCACCTCGCCGAGGCTGACGATGCCGAGCGCGCTGTCGGGCCACGCGCGCTCGCGGGCGCTCTTGGCGATCACGCGCGCCCACGCGATCCAGGCGTCCCAGCCGAGACGCTTGTCCCACGCGGTGCCCCACGTCCCGAGCAGGTCGAGCGCCGCGCGCGCCTCGGCGAGCGCCTCGTCCCAGCGTCCCGCGCCGATCGCGATCTGCGCGAGCAGCACGTGCGGCTCGCCGATGAACGGATTGGCGCGCACGCACTTCTGCAGCAGCTCGCGGGCGCGCTCGTGGTCGTCGCCCTCGCTGGTCTCGCGCACGACCTGCCAGTAGAGGTCGCGTGCCTCGCGCTCGGCCTCGCCGGAGAGCTGCGCGCTGCAGCTCTCGAACACCGGCGGCAGCGGCTCGGCGCCGCAGCGAGCGGCGCGCTGCGCGAGCCACGCGTTGAGGCTCATCCAGAGCCCGGGGCGGCTGTCGCCCGGCCACAGGACGCGCGGGTTGCCGGCGAACAGACGGTCCTGCCATGCGAAGTGCTGCTCGGCGAAGTCGGCCATGGTGACGACGAGGAACGTCGCGAAGTCGCGCCGCGAGAGCCGCACCTTCTCGCCCGTGCGGTACAGCGACACCTCGACGCCGTCCGTGCCGTTCGTGGGCTCGGCGACGCTCAGCAGCTCGTCGCGCTGGATCTCGCAGAAGAGGTGCGTGAGACGCTCCGCCTCCTCGCCGATCAGCGCGCGCACCTCGTCGCGACCGTCGCGCGTCGAGTCGAACAGCTTCATGCGCACGAAGCTGTTCGAGTAGACGCTGTGCATCAGGCCGAGCAGGCAGACGTCGCGCGGCTGACGCCAGGCGGCGAGGATGCGCCACACGCCGAGCAGGTGATCGAGGAAGGTCCCGTGCTTGTGCCAGATCTCGCTCGCGCCGTGACGCGCGAGCCGATCGAGCAGCTCGGGAAGCCGCGGATCGAGGCGCGCGAAGTCGCGACGCACGAGGTCGTGCACGTGCTCGGGGAGATCGCTGTCGAGTCGCTGCGTGTCCATGATCGACTCGAGCGCTCGCATGCGGCTCGGCGCGACGTCAACCCCGGTGCCACGGCTGCCCGCACGCCTTGAACGTCGTTGCCTCGCACCCCGCCTTGGCTCTATGGAAACGATCCCATGGAATCGTTTCCACCCGCGACGGACGCGGGCGAGCGAACGATCCGGCGAAGGAGGGAGTCATGCGAAGCACGCGTACACGGCGAACGATCGTGGCCCTCGGCAGCATCGCGGCCCTCGGCATGGTCGGCGCGCTCCGGGTCGGGGCGGCGTCGGCGCAGACCCCGCCGGGACAGCCTTCGAGCGGTCCCGGCGGCAGCTCGTACCCGCACGCCGGCTACACGGTGGTCTCGAACGGCTCGGGCAACACGCAGTACTGGGTGTACCAGCCGGCGAGCCCGCAGCCGGCGTCGGCGCCGGTCGTGGTCTTCAACCACGGCTACGGCGCGATGGAGCCGACCTACTACCTCGCCTGGCTCGAGCACCTCGTGCGGCGCGGCAACATCGTCATCTACCCGCGCTACCAGGCGACGCTGCTCACACTGCCGCGCAACTACACCGGCAACGCGATCACCGCGGTGAAGAACGCGCTCGCCTGGCTGCAGGCGTCGCCGTCGCGCGTGCAGCCGCAGCTCTCGCGCTTCGCGATCGCGGGACACTCCTACGGAGGTGTCGTGACGATGAACATGGCGCACCGCTGGCAGTCGGCGGGGCTGCCGCAGCCGCGCGCGCTGCTCGCGGTCGCGCCGTGGCACGACAACCTCGACACGCTCTCCGGCGTGCCGGCGTCGGTGCTCATGAACTGCGTCGTCGGCGACGAGGACGTCCTCGCCGCGGATGACGGTTGCGACCTCATCTGGAGCCGCACCGCGCACGTGCCGCTCGCGAACCGCGACTACGTGTGGATGTTCTCCGACACGCGCGGAACGCCCGACCTGGTCGCCGACCACACGTTCGCGACGACCGGCGGCGGCGGCGGGCGCGTCGTCGACGCGCTCGACTGGTACGGCACCTGGAAGATCCTCGACGGCCTCACCGATTGCGCGTTCTTCGGCACCAACTGTGCGTACGGCTTGGGAGACACGCCGGAGCACCGCTTCATGGGGACGTGGAGCGACGGCGCGCCGGTCACCGAGCTCGCGATCCTCGACGCCGCGCCGTGACCACGGCGTCGAGCACGTGACGAGCGCGTGACGCACGGGCGCGCCCGAACCCCGTGTCGGGCGCGCCCACGCCGTGCCATTCTGCTGGCGCGTTTCTTGGGTGCGGCGCACGCCGTCGCGCCCGCGACGGTCGCCAGGAGGGGGACGATCGATGCACGGCAAGCTCACGACGCTCGCGCTCGCACTGCCATTTCTGC
This window of the Candidatus Binatia bacterium genome carries:
- a CDS encoding NAD(P)/FAD-dependent oxidoreductase, with the protein product MGQTASDAGNAPSWDVVVVGGGPAGLSAALILGRCRRRVLVLDTGEPRNAASSAMHGFLSRDGMPPREFLRVAREQLAQYPVELRALEAVDVARRDDGFCVVAADGTRHHCRKLLLATGLVDVLPDVEGMAELYGKGVHHCPYCDGWEVRDQPLAVYGRNEDGITLALHLLTWSRDVVLFTDGPCRLDAAEEAQLERHGVELRRERVVRLVGVNGHLAGVELENGEVVPRRALFLKLEQRQHSDLAQRLGITTTPSDGVATDAMERTATPGVWVAGDASRDVLLVAVAVAEGVKAAFAINTELQDEELA
- a CDS encoding tetratricopeptide repeat protein yields the protein MDTQRLDSDLPEHVHDLVRRDFARLDPRLPELLDRLARHGASEIWHKHGTFLDHLLGVWRILAAWRQPRDVCLLGLMHSVYSNSFVRMKLFDSTRDGRDEVRALIGEEAERLTHLFCEIQRDELLSVAEPTNGTDGVEVSLYRTGEKVRLSRRDFATFLVVTMADFAEQHFAWQDRLFAGNPRVLWPGDSRPGLWMSLNAWLAQRAARCGAEPLPPVFESCSAQLSGEAEREARDLYWQVVRETSEGDDHERARELLQKCVRANPFIGEPHVLLAQIAIGAGRWDEALAEARAALDLLGTWGTAWDKRLGWDAWIAWARVIAKSARERAWPDSALGIVSLGEVRPAEAA
- a CDS encoding amidohydrolase family protein, translated to MTRQTSDDHASTPFPVAPVSNGEWLPPESISAKARLTAKLIAEEADAQAKRHGMTRAQFLRTAAGTACAFWVLNKVNGLPQSGEAAAMPISRQHCEDLDAARELLDRRADFIVDVQTHHADTQMFPGTGLCFLRFLDQQGCQQNPEMIGQLNFIKETFVDSETTIGIISGLPNGVPLGPEVMAQTRDLVNELAGSERCLSQAMVDPKAPPGSPTAIDSLEHQVRDLKGRALKCYTYSGNWRLDDEEVAYPMLAEAQRLGLTLINCHKGLPAIFAPGSEESVRTTDFPKAVADWPRLKFCAYHSGYFQAGDHPEGKDGLTEFLEVVERIPRPQRRRVYAEIGSTFAVTLLQGPDQAAHLLGQLLKALGPRNILWGTDSIWWGSPQWLIDAFKNLQIPPAMQEQFGYPALTPATKRRILGQNAARLYRISRGRRRCSVPADRLEQLQQEQGGLRADRSLRVYGARTRREFLSIFGRA
- a CDS encoding carboxylesterase/lipase family protein produces the protein MRAISVPNRTAPARTRGAHLALCALLLTAACSDRSASSSIQQGTLLRIGDGWVQGEIVGGTRRFLGIPFAAPPVGELRWRPPAPVVPWEGTLDARAFGSACPQRPSTLGTPSENEDCLYLNVWTPEPAPNEPLPVMVWFHGGGNEFGSAGDEVPLGLGGLIFDGQLLSERRNVVVVTINYRLGKLGFFAHPALASEDPSHPYAGNQGLLDQRAALEWVRDEILAFGGDPENVTIFGESAGSVDVCLQVASPGSRGLFHRAISESGGCTTRQDTAEEGAALAERIAEVVGCGDAADQLACLRAAPVGALLDSGVDVGPTVDGGFLPDQPRALFDRGEVARVPYILGSNADEGTIFFLGVPPVTSEAEYLEALRERYGERAEEIARVYPASSFPTPQDALVRVVGDSGLVCGTYDSARRAAAAGLPVYLYNFARWVQIPELVPLDLRALHGAEIAYVFGSPPPPTPEDAALVDAIQGYWTRLARDGDPNGDGAIVWPTYDDATDERLNLDAEITVVQGFRRRECEYWWSVYDAAFE
- a CDS encoding alpha/beta hydrolase — translated: MRSTRTRRTIVALGSIAALGMVGALRVGAASAQTPPGQPSSGPGGSSYPHAGYTVVSNGSGNTQYWVYQPASPQPASAPVVVFNHGYGAMEPTYYLAWLEHLVRRGNIVIYPRYQATLLTLPRNYTGNAITAVKNALAWLQASPSRVQPQLSRFAIAGHSYGGVVTMNMAHRWQSAGLPQPRALLAVAPWHDNLDTLSGVPASVLMNCVVGDEDVLAADDGCDLIWSRTAHVPLANRDYVWMFSDTRGTPDLVADHTFATTGGGGGRVVDALDWYGTWKILDGLTDCAFFGTNCAYGLGDTPEHRFMGTWSDGAPVTELAILDAAP